The sequence TTTCTGAAGAATTGCAAGAATTATTACAATTTTCAAAACAAGGAAAGACCATACAGGAACTTTCAGAAATCCTTATTTCGGAAGAAATAACTCAAGAAGAGGCCTCAGAGTTTATAGAAGAACTGATTGATAATCAGGTTCTAGTAAGTGAGATTGAACCTAATGTTTCAGGAATGGATTTTTTAGATATTATCATTTCTGTTTTAGAAAGACTCAAGGCAAATGAAGTCAATATTTTGATTTCTATAAAAGATAGACTTAATAAGTTAGATCAAAATATAGGAAATGAGGTTTCAGACTATGTTGAGATTGAAGATCTCATTGCATCTTTTGGAATAGAATATGAACGGAAATATCTATTTCAAACCGACTTATATTATAGACATCAATTGGCTTTATCATCGTCTTGGAAAAAAGATATTAAAAGAGCATTTAGTTTTTTGAATAAAATAACCCTAGCTCAAGAAGATACTCGTTTAGAAAAATTCAAGAAAGCTTTTTATGACCGATTTGAAACAGAGGAAATATCATTGCAATATGTTCTAGATTCTGAGATAGGTATTGGTTATAAACAAAATATATCAATAAGAGGAGTTCATCCGTATTTAGACGACCTAGGACTTCCAATCTCTAAAAGAAATAAAAAGATAAGTATTGAGCTGAATCTGATTCAAAAGATCCTTAATGAGAAGTTACAGGATGCATTATTAGAAAACCAATACAGGATAGAATTATCGGATGATGATTTTGAAGGCTTAGAAGAAAATTGGCAAGATCTACCTGATACAATCTCTTTTTTGACAGAAATTATATCAGAGGATAATAAAGAAAAATTATTCTTAAATGGGAGTACAGGAAGTAGTGCTGCCAATTTATTAGGAAGATTTTGTTCTGAAAAATCTGAAATACATAAGCTTACCAAAGCTATTGCCGATAAAGAAGAAGCTTTGAATCCTGAATACATTTTGGCAGAGGTAATTCACTTACCTGAAGCCAGAATCGGTAATGTGGTGAGAAGACCTACAATAAGGAATTATGAAATTCCCTACATGGCACAATCTGTTTTGCCGGAAGAAAACCAAATAACACTAGATGATCTTTATATTTCATTGCAAGGCAATAGATTTGTTTTACGATCCAAAAGGCTTAATAAAGAAATAAGACCGTATTTGACAAATGCTCATAATTATTTTCAAAATACACTACCCGTTTATCATTTCCTTTCTGATCTGTATTCTCAGGAAATAAGAAAAGGATTGTATTTTGATTGGGGAGGATTGAATGATATTTACAGATTTCTACCAAGAGTAGAATATAAAAATATCATTCTTGTAAAAGCTCGTTGGAAAATCTCAGATAAAGAGATTATCTTTTTAGATGAGTTTATTTTAGATCAAGCTAACTTTTTATCCGAACTAAAAAACTGGAGGACCAAAAGGAAAGTTCCTACATGGATACAATGGGCAGAGTCAGATAATACTTTAGCTCTACACCTTGACAATTACGATATGGCCATGCTTTTTATCCAGGCCGTTAAAAAGAAAAGAACAATCATGATAGAAGAGTTTTTATATAATGAAAATGAAAACTTTAAACATGAATTTGTTTTTGCAATGTATAAATTAAAATAAATATTGATGATAAGAAAGTTTATTCCCGGAAGTGAGTGGCTATATGTCAAAATTTATACAGGAGTGAAAACAGCAGATGTTATTTTGGATGAGGCTCTAGTCCCTTTATTACAGAAGCTGCAAGAGGAAGACCTGATAAAGAAATGGTTTTTTATTCGTTATTATGATCCACGGGTCCATCTTCGACTTCGTTTTGAACTTTCAGACCTTAATAATTTTAGTAGGGTGGTTTCGTTAATAAATAACTCCCTGGAGGAATATAGAGATTCTGGAGAAGTATCGGAATGTATCATAGATGTTTACCGGAGAGAAATTGAACGATATGGAGAAAAAACAATGGAAGAAGCTGAGCTTTTATTTTGGAAAAGCAGTGAGTGTATACTTTATGAATATCTTCATTTCGATGATGAAGAAAAAATTATGGTATGCCTTTATTATATTGATAAGGTATTAGAATATCTAGGGTTGTCCATGGAAGAAAAACTAAATTGGATCCACGAATTTAATCTTGCTTTTAAACAGGAATTCAATGCAGATAAAAAGCTAAATACTCAGCTTGATAAAAAATATAGAATATTTATTACTAAATATCAGGACTTTATTGAATTGGAGGATTATATTCCTTTTAGATCCGATATACTAAATAATATTCATGAATCTAAGGAAGCCCTGCAACATATAAAACATCATTCAAACTCTCTTCAGCACTTTTTTTCTAGTGTATTTCATATGCATATCAATCGAATTTTTGTTTCAAATCAACGACTGTTTGAAATGATTGTTTATGATTATTTATTCAGATATTATAAGAGCCTGGCTTTTAGAAGTAACAGAACGATATAATATGGGGAATATTTAATCCATATCCCACTATAATTTGGGCTCAAAGAAATTCCCATTTCTATTTAAAATAGATGGGGAATTTAATGAAAGAGTAGGAGAGGAATAGTGGAGATATTTTGAATTTTCGGAAGGATAACTCTAATTTTTTACTCATTCAAAATCCAGAATAAATGGAATATTTTATGTTTAAATAAATATTTGGTTTTGTAAATTTTTCGCAGTTTAACTATAATTTGTTTATTATTTTAATAGTATATGTAAGGTGTGATTGTAATTCATGTTAACTACTGTCGAACTCAAAAAAACTTAAAAAATCATAAAGTTTTCATAAAGTTTCAAAAAAGAAAAGAAATGTTTTTGTATTTATAAAATATGTCGTACTTTTACATCGCCTTGAATGAGGGAACAAGTCAAGGTAATAAATTTTTTTTCATCATTTGTGTTTTTAGAATCGTATCGCCTGATACGATTCTTTTTTTATGCCTATTTTCATAGTTTAGAAGGAGATCAATAAAGTAAGAATACGTCACTGAACCTTCCTGTTGGTTGCTCTTCAGAAACAGATTATTCGTGAATCCAAAGAAGTTATCCAACCAACCCTGATGCCTGAGTACAAAACTTTTCTCATAAGCCTGGTCTCTTTTCATTCCGGGAGAGTAATTTTGGATAACTGATTTTACAAATTCCGGATCTTTATCAACTATAAAATGTAAAAGACTTTTCAATGTAAAATATTCAGTACTGTATCGTAGCTCAGAATTACTGGAATGAACTCCTATCAGATACCCAATAAAATTAGCCTCCTGTTCTCTCGCGAAACCAAGTTGATGAGAACTTTCATGGGCTGTTGTAAAAGGGATGAAAGTATGGGGCAATTCAGCGTTATATTGTGCTTCTGCGGTAAAAGGATTATAATATCCTAATATCCCAGTAAAGTTCATTACATTTTTAAATAAACTAGGTTTAATAGAAAGAATTTGAGGCGCCTTTTTATCCGAAATATATTTTGGAAGCTGAGTTTGCCGGAATAAAATTTCCTGTTGTACTGCCCTAAGATTGGTGACAATGAAGATCCCATTATGGTCCTCATGTATCGATGCACGGGTAAGTTTACATTTTTCCAGATAATGTAAGGCCAGTTTTTTTGCTTTATTTAGGTCAGGAGTATCTTGACTGGAAAGTTTCTTAATGATTGGAGTCTGGAAATAAAGCATTCCCCAGAATATCTGATAAGTAAAGTAAAAGATGTTTACAATGATAAGGATTCTTAACAGTGAAGTATTCCTGTTTTTCTTTTTAAATAACGCAATAAGGCTATATAAAAGAACAATTCCCAATACGACATAGATAATGTCTCCCACTGAAAAAGAAAGCCCACTGAAGATCATCTGATGAAGTCTTTTCTGGAACTCGAAGAATTTTTCAAAAAAAGAAATCATCAATAAAGATTTTGAAAAACCATAAAACAAAAGAAATTGGGCAAGTAATACACCTGCCCAAAATCTTTTCTTCTTATATATAGGTAGTCTATTTTTAGTGTGCACCTTCGGATTCTAAAACGTCAACATTAATTCCCTGTCTAAATAAAGATTTTTTAGCCAGATAAGCAAATAAAGTAATGTAAACAAAGCACAATACAGGAATTACATAGGAGCTGTGAATTCCGATAATGTCAGAAAGCTTACCCTGAAGCGGTGGAATAATACCCCCTCCAAGAATCATCATTACAAGGAATGCAGATCCCTGAGCGGTATATTTTCCTAAACCGGTAATGGCCAGTGTAAAAATAGATGGCCACATGATACTGCAGGCAAGACCTCCGGAAAGGAATGCATAGATCGCCACATTTCCTGTAGTTAATAATCCTGTGATCATAGCAGCAGTTCCAAATAATCCAAAAATAATTAGCGTTAATGCCGGTTTATTTTTACTGATTAGGAATAATATAACCTGGATAGCCACACAAACTGCATAAAAATATAGATGTGACATGTCTTTTTGAGCAATCGTATTGATTCCAATAATCACAGAAAAAGCAATAAAAGGAACAATGATAGTAGCAATGGTCTGTTGTTGTTTATTCAGGTTAAAAACCGCGATAGCACCGGTCCATCGTCCAATCATTAAACTTCCCCAATACATGGAAATATAAGGTGCAAGATCAGAAGACTGATGTCCCCCGAATTCAGGCATGCTTAAAAGTTCTCCAAGATTACTTCCTATGGCAACTTCCACTCCTACATAAGCAAGAATAGCGATCATCCCCAATACAAGCTGTGGATATTTCATAGCGCCCCAACCTTCAGCGTTTTTCTTAGCACTGGAGTTGGCAAATACAAGAGAGATAATAACAACAAGTAATGCACCTCCCAGATACATCATTCTTTTTTTCTCTAACGGATGCTTAACAGACTCCAATTCTGTTTTCTTATCTGTAATATGTTGTTTGAGTTCTGTGATTTTTGCAGCATCAGTTTCCTTCTCTACAGATTGATCTAATACTGTGATTTCATTGCCCAAAATTTCAATGGTTTTAGCTTCATCAGAATTATAGCTGCTGAATACTGGAATAAAGAAAAGAATAACAAGAACTGTCATTGCAATCAATGTTTTTCTTGCTTTTCCAGCTTTTTCCATAGGTTCAGTAGAAATTCCATCAGGAAGCTTCTTTGAGAAGTAAAAGATCCCGGCAGCAATCAGGAAAAGAGCTCCTACTGCTGTATAAAGAAGGATTACTTTATCAAGAGCAAGATGTTTGATCTGGTCGTCATCTACTGTCGCTGTAGTTCCAAAAAGTGCCAGTCCAACGATAATTGGCCCGATGGATGTTCCAAAAGAGTTGATTCCTCCCGCAAGATTCTGTCTGCTGGCTCCTGTTTTAGGGTCTCCTAACAATACAGCAAAAGGGTTTGCAGCAGTCTGTTGAATAGAGAAACCTAGTGCAACCACAAAGAGTCCGATGAGCATACCATAATATACATTACTTTTAACGGCAATAATCATAATGGCAGCACCAAGGGCTGAGAGGAGAAGTCCGTAGACAATACTCTTCTTATAACCCCATTTTCCGATAATGTCAATTCCTTTTATGGTACTGGATATAAAAAGCAATAAAGCTCCCAGGAAATAAGCAGTATAAAAAGCAAAATCTATTAACTGAGACTGAAATTGGTCGAGAGAAAAATAGTTTTTACAGAAGGGGATGAAAATACTATTGCCGGCAGCAATAAAACCCCAGAAAAAAAATACAAGTACAAGTGTGTACAGTGCCGGGTAATTAGTCGGCTGGTTGGTTTTTGACATATTTTATTGAAAATTTCGCAAACAAATATAACTAATTCTTTTAAATAGAATGCTCTGTCAAAGTTTTTTTAATTACTTGATAAGCCTCTGCTTTTAAGTCTTTTGGAGAATTAGTAGGTTCTATAATTCCATTGAAATAGACCTTTACTCTTCCAGGATAACCCTTAGAGCTATCAAAAGGAAACATTTCTTTAAGTCCTATAAAGGTATAAACAGCAATTGGAGAGTTATGTTTTGATGCTAACATAAACGCCCCGTCTTTAAAGTCATCCAGAATAATAGACGTGCCATCCGGTACACCTCCTTCAGGAAAAATGGCAATACTGTTGCCTTCCTCCATTTTTTCAGCACATCTGCGGTATACATCAGCACGGCTTTTTGCGCTTGATCTGTCTACCATTACACATATTCTTTGATAAATAGTTCCGAAAATAGGAATCTTAACAAGTTCTTTTTTTCCAACAAAACAAATTGGGTGATGCGGAAAAAGAATGCAGGTGAGCATAATATCCATAATAGAAGTATGATTCGAGATGAAAACATATTCTTTGTTTCTGTCTTTTTCTTGCTCAGAAAGTTTAATGAGATCATATCGGAAGCCCATGCCGTAAAACATGCCGAAACACCATAAACGGACAAACTTATAAGCGTATTTATAATGCTTCTTACTAAAAGATAAAATATAAACGGGGATCCCAAGAGTGGTTGTTAGAACAAATGCTAATAACAACAGCCAAAATCTCCAGAGATAATTCAAAATTTTTGCCACAGTTTAACCGTTAAAAATTACTTTCTTTTTTACCGAATAATTAAGAATGGAAACCAATAGAATGGCTGCAATCTTACTTGTTATTTCCGGACTCAAGGTATAAAAAATTAAATTGATATTATCTTTAAATATAAAACTGTAAAATATCTGGAAGAAACCAAGGCTTAATAAAGTGGAGAAAAAAGATACTGCCATAAAATAAGCAAACTCTTTTTTCTTTGAGTGCTTTCCTCTTTCAAAAACAAACCAGATGCTCAGAAAATAATTGCTGATGATCCCGCAACTGGTAGAGAAAATATTGCTTAAAGGATAATGTATACCATGAAAATTAGTTTCTCTAGCAAGGAAGTGAGGCAGGTAAGTGCTGAATATTTTAAAGCTGCCAATCTCCACAATGGCACTCAGTCCTCCGGCAATAATGAAGAACAAAACCTGTTTCTGGCGTATGAGTATTTCTTTCATTTTATTAATATAAAAGCTGAAAATATATCTTATATTGTAGTGGATACTAGGATGTTTTATAAGAAAAACAATCAGTAATTCTTTAGATCCTATGTGTCATAATGTTTTTCAATTATTTTAAATCAGGATTCTTTACAATATCAATCTGCAAATTTATAACTATATGTTAAACACTGAAAAAAGTTGTTAAAATATTTTTTTAAATAAAAATTATTTCTAATTTTAATAAGCGGAATGATGTCACTATAACCTGATAATAAATTCATTTTCAAATCCTTGTGATGTGGGTTTTTCTATCTTGTAATGCCTATTTGAAAGCATACTACTCTAATTTTTTATGACCAATTGTTAATAATATTTGTATGAAACGTCAAAACAAATACAGAAAATTCCAGCTTCAACAAAAAAATATTGAAGCGTTGGAAAAAGAAAACTCCCGCTTCAAACGAGTGTATTCTGAATATGAAAATATGTCTAATGAACTTTGGAATCTTGAAAATTCCAATGGTGAACCCGTACCTGATGATTTTATCAATGCAATGGTACTGCAGGCATCTTATCTCGAAGATGAAATTGAAGATTGGCTTCTGCAATTCAATGAAAATAAAACTCAGCTTAAACATTAATGATTTTAGACAGCTTCCAGGTTGTTTTAAATGCTAATTGAAGATAAATTCATAATTTAGCATCCTTAAATTAAAATGTAAAATATGGTTGCTATTGTAGATAGTGGTTCTACTAAATCGGATTGGGTAATATTGGATGACTTCAAAAAGGTTTTTCTGAAAACTGAAACCATCGGCTTTAATCCGAATTTTATCAACAGAGAACTTATCACTCCTGAAATACAGAAGAACAGCAACCTTATATTGGTCAAAAATTCAATTACGAAAGTCTTTTTCTATGGCTCTGGATGTGGTGTGGAAAAAAACCGAGAGATTATAGAAGCTGAACTTAAAAAAGTTTTTAACAAAGCCGAAATCATTGTCAAAGAAGATCTGATGGCTGCAGCTTATGCTGCCTATAAAGGGAAACCTGCGATCGTGTGCATTTTAGGTACAGGATCAAACTCATGTTATTTTGATGGCAAAGAGGTGAAAATTGAATTGCCATCCCTTGGATTTCTGATGGGAGATGAGGGAAGCGGAAGTGCCATTGGAAAACAGCTGGTGCGCAGATATTTCATGAAAAAACTTCCCTTAGATCTTCATCATGAATTTGAGGAAGGTTATCAACTTACTATAGAAGATGCATTGAAAAATATGTATCATACTCCAAGACCAAATGCTTATTTAGCTGATTTCAATAAATTTGTTGTCGAAAGAAAAGATCATCCTTACTTCATGAACATGGTTTTCGAAGAAATGAAAAGCTTTTTCGAATATCAGGTTATGCCTTATGAGGAAGCTCATGATGCCGAAATCAATTTTATTGGCTCTATTGCTTATTATTATGAAAATATTTTACGCTCTGTAGCGGAAGAACTTAATTTAAATGTGGGACATGTAGTTCAGAAACCAATTGAAAGCTTAGTAGACTACCACATTAAATATATACTCTAACAAAAAATAAAACGTATGTCAAGTAACAACAATCGCGACGAAAAGAATTTCAGTCAGGCCGCGTTAGATTATCATAAAGCAGAACCCAAAGGGAAAATCGAAGTTATACCATCCAAGCCACACTCATCTCAAAGAGACTTATCATTGGCTTATTCTCCCGGAGTAGCGGTTCCTTGTATGGAAATCCACGATAAGCCGGAAACTGTATACGATTATACAGGAAAAGGAAACCTTGTAGCGGTAATTTCTAACGGTACTGCAGTACTTGGGTTGGGAGATATCGGAGCAGAAGCTTCAAAACCGGTAATGGAAGGAAAAGGACTTTTGTTCAAAATTTTTGCTGATATCAACGTTTTTGATATTGAGATTGACGAAAAAGATCCAGATAAGTTCATTGAAATCGTAAAAGG is a genomic window of Chryseobacterium nakagawai containing:
- a CDS encoding lantibiotic dehydratase family protein; the protein is MSRFPYQFFEEYIVRTPLFSCKRFLEAVNKDKISDEELKNEIAAQSVFLEAIYLASPDLYEEITRWLYSEKDLLPKEHQKLKHTLLKYYSRMSTRCTPFGLFSGVGLGEFREDYDNSELHNDNVIRDTKLDMYFLVSLAQYFVKKKEIRDKLLFYPNNTIDRVGKKIRYIEYQYSGGKRDYIISSAPLSEELQELLQFSKQGKTIQELSEILISEEITQEEASEFIEELIDNQVLVSEIEPNVSGMDFLDIIISVLERLKANEVNILISIKDRLNKLDQNIGNEVSDYVEIEDLIASFGIEYERKYLFQTDLYYRHQLALSSSWKKDIKRAFSFLNKITLAQEDTRLEKFKKAFYDRFETEEISLQYVLDSEIGIGYKQNISIRGVHPYLDDLGLPISKRNKKISIELNLIQKILNEKLQDALLENQYRIELSDDDFEGLEENWQDLPDTISFLTEIISEDNKEKLFLNGSTGSSAANLLGRFCSEKSEIHKLTKAIADKEEALNPEYILAEVIHLPEARIGNVVRRPTIRNYEIPYMAQSVLPEENQITLDDLYISLQGNRFVLRSKRLNKEIRPYLTNAHNYFQNTLPVYHFLSDLYSQEIRKGLYFDWGGLNDIYRFLPRVEYKNIILVKARWKISDKEIIFLDEFILDQANFLSELKNWRTKRKVPTWIQWAESDNTLALHLDNYDMAMLFIQAVKKKRTIMIEEFLYNENENFKHEFVFAMYKLK
- a CDS encoding DUF3810 domain-containing protein, producing MISFFEKFFEFQKRLHQMIFSGLSFSVGDIIYVVLGIVLLYSLIALFKKKNRNTSLLRILIIVNIFYFTYQIFWGMLYFQTPIIKKLSSQDTPDLNKAKKLALHYLEKCKLTRASIHEDHNGIFIVTNLRAVQQEILFRQTQLPKYISDKKAPQILSIKPSLFKNVMNFTGILGYYNPFTAEAQYNAELPHTFIPFTTAHESSHQLGFAREQEANFIGYLIGVHSSNSELRYSTEYFTLKSLLHFIVDKDPEFVKSVIQNYSPGMKRDQAYEKSFVLRHQGWLDNFFGFTNNLFLKSNQQEGSVTYSYFIDLLLNYENRHKKRIVSGDTILKTQMMKKNLLP
- a CDS encoding lysophospholipid acyltransferase family protein, with translation MAKILNYLWRFWLLLLAFVLTTTLGIPVYILSFSKKHYKYAYKFVRLWCFGMFYGMGFRYDLIKLSEQEKDRNKEYVFISNHTSIMDIMLTCILFPHHPICFVGKKELVKIPIFGTIYQRICVMVDRSSAKSRADVYRRCAEKMEEGNSIAIFPEGGVPDGTSIILDDFKDGAFMLASKHNSPIAVYTFIGLKEMFPFDSSKGYPGRVKVYFNGIIEPTNSPKDLKAEAYQVIKKTLTEHSI
- a CDS encoding thiopeptide-type bacteriocin biosynthesis protein encodes the protein MIRKFIPGSEWLYVKIYTGVKTADVILDEALVPLLQKLQEEDLIKKWFFIRYYDPRVHLRLRFELSDLNNFSRVVSLINNSLEEYRDSGEVSECIIDVYRREIERYGEKTMEEAELLFWKSSECILYEYLHFDDEEKIMVCLYYIDKVLEYLGLSMEEKLNWIHEFNLAFKQEFNADKKLNTQLDKKYRIFITKYQDFIELEDYIPFRSDILNNIHESKEALQHIKHHSNSLQHFFSSVFHMHINRIFVSNQRLFEMIVYDYLFRYYKSLAFRSNRTI
- a CDS encoding GtrA family protein; its protein translation is MKEILIRQKQVLFFIIAGGLSAIVEIGSFKIFSTYLPHFLARETNFHGIHYPLSNIFSTSCGIISNYFLSIWFVFERGKHSKKKEFAYFMAVSFFSTLLSLGFFQIFYSFIFKDNINLIFYTLSPEITSKIAAILLVSILNYSVKKKVIFNG
- a CDS encoding BadF/BadG/BcrA/BcrD ATPase family protein — encoded protein: MVAIVDSGSTKSDWVILDDFKKVFLKTETIGFNPNFINRELITPEIQKNSNLILVKNSITKVFFYGSGCGVEKNREIIEAELKKVFNKAEIIVKEDLMAAAYAAYKGKPAIVCILGTGSNSCYFDGKEVKIELPSLGFLMGDEGSGSAIGKQLVRRYFMKKLPLDLHHEFEEGYQLTIEDALKNMYHTPRPNAYLADFNKFVVERKDHPYFMNMVFEEMKSFFEYQVMPYEEAHDAEINFIGSIAYYYENILRSVAEELNLNVGHVVQKPIESLVDYHIKYIL
- a CDS encoding MFS transporter; its protein translation is MSKTNQPTNYPALYTLVLVFFFWGFIAAGNSIFIPFCKNYFSLDQFQSQLIDFAFYTAYFLGALLLFISSTIKGIDIIGKWGYKKSIVYGLLLSALGAAIMIIAVKSNVYYGMLIGLFVVALGFSIQQTAANPFAVLLGDPKTGASRQNLAGGINSFGTSIGPIIVGLALFGTTATVDDDQIKHLALDKVILLYTAVGALFLIAAGIFYFSKKLPDGISTEPMEKAGKARKTLIAMTVLVILFFIPVFSSYNSDEAKTIEILGNEITVLDQSVEKETDAAKITELKQHITDKKTELESVKHPLEKKRMMYLGGALLVVIISLVFANSSAKKNAEGWGAMKYPQLVLGMIAILAYVGVEVAIGSNLGELLSMPEFGGHQSSDLAPYISMYWGSLMIGRWTGAIAVFNLNKQQQTIATIIVPFIAFSVIIGINTIAQKDMSHLYFYAVCVAIQVILFLISKNKPALTLIIFGLFGTAAMITGLLTTGNVAIYAFLSGGLACSIMWPSIFTLAITGLGKYTAQGSAFLVMMILGGGIIPPLQGKLSDIIGIHSSYVIPVLCFVYITLFAYLAKKSLFRQGINVDVLESEGAH